Genomic window (Prevotella melaninogenica ATCC 25845):
AAGAAACACCGAGAATAGCGTTAGCACCGAGCTTACTCTTAGTAGGAGTACCATCGAGTTCAAGCATCTTGTAGTCAATAGCACGCTGATTCAGCACGCAGTCACCCTTCAAAGCTGGAGCGATAAGGTTGTTTACATTCTCAACAGCCTTGAGAACACCCTTACCCAAGAAACGGTTCTTGTCGCCATCACGAAGCTCCAGAGCCTCGTTCTCACCGGTAGAAGCACCAGATGGAACGCTTGCACGACCCATTACACCATTTTCGAGAGTTACCTCTACTTCAACTGTAGGATTGCCACGTGAGTCCATAATCTCGCGAGCATGTACTTTTTCAATCTTCATAACTTATATGTTTATTAAAATCAGTTATATTTTTAACTTTCTTTTTCTCCTTGCAAAGTTAATAAAAAAAGTCGTAAACCTCTCCTAACAATACGTTATATTTATGTTTTTGACAAAATTAACGTTTATCCTATTATGATAACTGTGACTCCACGTGCTGCTTGTGCTCCCATAACAAGTGCTTGTTCTATATCGGCTGTTTTGCTTGGACCGGATATAAAACAGCCGTAACCATAGTCTGTCATGTTAATCTTTTTATATGCTTCATGCATATTATTGACGATATTGTTACGTTGAACGAGGATTACAAGGTTCTCTGAGATGAAACAAACAACTCTTTCTTTCATTGTTTGTGGTACCCATACACATCCGTTCTCTGCTACAGCAATTTCTCCCTGAATGATTCCTACATCTGTTCCATCGAGGTCTTGTGCCTTTGAAACAGTGTCAGGATTAAGGTCTGCCTTTATTCCTTTTATACTTGAAGCCAATATCTTAGCGTCAGGATAAGCCTTTTGTATCAGTGCATTGATATCATCTTCTGCCTTAGCTTCAATGACTTCACAGCCTACAATATGACTCATCTCGATAAATTGCTGTACTACATCTTGATATTTAATACCCTCAATAGGCTTCTCGGGCATATCAAACTGTTCTTTTGTATTACGTCGTAATTTGCTAAATAAATCTTCTTTATTCATGCTTCAATTCCTCCATTGCGTGCTTAAATATGACATGGAAAGGCTTTTTCGCAAACTTTGGCATTGTATGACCAATGCTCCATGGATTAAGCTTTATATCCATTAGCGATTCTGGTATGTGATTGGCTACTGATGAATTACGAAGTAAAGCATCATAAATATGATAGTTTTCGTAAACAACTTTCATTCCTTCTGCCATCACTTTCTTTTCTTTGTTCTCTGTTCCATACGTTTCAAGGCTTTGACGCCATCGATAAATCTGACTACCAGGAGTTACCTTTGCAGGGCAAACACAATCACAACTCAAACATAATGAGCATGCAGACACATTCCCACTATGCAGTTTTGGATTCTTTAGCATACCAAGATTAACTCCAATAGGACCTGGAATAAAGTAACTATATGAATAACCTCCTGAACGACGATAGACTGGGCAAGTATTCATACATGCACCACATCGAATACACTTCAGTGTCATCCAATGTTCTTTATTAGCAATCATGTCACTACGACCATTGTCTACTAATATTACATGCATCTCACCTCCTGGTCGTGCCTTACGAAATTGAGAGGTAAAGGCAGTTGATGGTTGTCCTGTTCCACAGCGTGCTAATAAGCGTTGGAACACTGCCAACGAATCATAATCAGGAATAACTTTCTCAATACCCATGGCAACAATATGTAATTTAGGTACTGAAGTTGACATGTCAGCATTACCTTCATTAGTGCAGACAACGCAATCTCCTGTCGCAGCAACACCAAAGTTACAACCTGTCAGTCCTGCATCAGCATCCATAAAATCACCACGCAAATTTTCACGTGCACAACGTGTAAGATAAGTTGGGTCATAATTTCCTTTCTCTTTAGAGATTCCTTTCTCTTCAAACATCTCTCCAATCTCTTCACGAGTCAAGAAAATAGCAGGCATAACAATATGCGCTGGCTTCAAATGCATAAGTTGAAGAATACGCTCACCAAGGTCGGATTCAACGACATTGATTCCTCTCTTTATCAGATAAGGATTCATTTCGCATTCCTCGGTCAGCATTGATTTAGATTTAACGAGTTTCTTTACTTTATGAGATTCAAGTATCCCATAAACCATTTCATTAAACTCTTGTGCATCTTTAGCAAAATGAACAATAACACCATTACGTTCCAAACTATTAGAGAATTGCTCTAAATAGTCAGCTAAATGGGTTGCTGTATGCTCTTTTATTCGACTTGCATGTTCACGTAAATCCTCCCATTCTGGTAGCTCTGCCGCTGCAGCATCTCTTTTCTGACGTAATGACCAAAATGTACGGTCATGTCGTTCAACCTTCTTAGGGTCTTTCAGAAACTCTTTTGCTTTTTTAGAATGATATGTTGACATAACTCTTTTGTCTTTTATAACCTTTATATAAATATCATAAACCTGCAGCTAAGATCTCAGCTACATGCATGAACTTGATAGGATAGTGGTTCTTTCCTGCTACACCCTGCATGTGCATTAAGCATGAACTATCCGAACCAGTAATAAACTCAGCTCCCGTATCCATATGACGTTTCACTTTATCGTTACCCATAGCAGTGCTGATATAAGGTTCTTCAACAGCAAACATACCACCAAAACCGCAACATTCATCCTTGCGATCAGGTTCTTTAACCATGATACCTTCCTTGAGTTTCAATAATTCAACTATCTTATTTACAGGTTTCTCTTGCAATTCAGAAGGTGTACTAAGCGTTAATTCACGTACACCATGACAAGAGTTATGAACAGACACGACATGAGGAAAACTTCCAGGAAGTTTCTTTACCTTCAGAACATCGTGTAAGAATTCTACCAACTCCATTGTTTTCTTAGGTGTCTGACACTCATGATCGAGTATTTGTGGGTAATTAACCCGCACAAAAGCAGCACAAGAAACACTCGGTGTTACGATATAATCGAAGTCTTTAAACTTATCCTCAAAACGTCCAGCAAGGTGATTTGACATACGCTGAAAGCCACCATTTGCCATTGGTTGACCACAACAAGTCTGATGTTCGGGATAGACAACATCTATTTTTAGCTTTTTCAAAAGCTTATAAGTTGCTACGCCTACTTGTGGATAAAGTGCATCGACGTAACATGGAATAAAGAGACCAACTCTCATAATTTTATCTTTTCTTGTTCGTTTCTATGCTACAAATTTAGATAAAATTACTTAGATTGCATAGGAAAATCACAAAAAAGACAGGTAATAAAATAAGTTTAATCCTTAACAAAGAATATTTTTCTTACCTTTGCAAAGGTAAAATGGCTTAAAACTAAGAAGAAATTGTATGATAGTTTGCATTGCAGAGAAACCCAGTGTTGCTAAAGATATAGCTCGAATCCTTGGTGCCAACAAGGCTTGTAACGGCTATATGGAGGGCAATAATTACCAAGTAACATGGACCTTCGGTCACCTTTGTGAGTTGAAGGAACCTAATGATTATTTTACGAACTGGAAATATTGGAGTCTCGCTGCATTGCCAATGATACCTCCACGCTTTGGTATTAAGCTCATTGAGGACGAAGGTATCAAGAAGCAGTTTGCTGTTATTGAGCAGCTTTACCAATCGGCAGAGATGATTATCAACTGTGGTGACGCTGGTCAGGAAGGTGAATTAATTCAGCGGTGGGTAATGCTAAAAGCAGGTGTAAAGTGTCCTGTGAAGCGCCTTTGGATATCTTCGATGACGGATGAAGCTATTCGTGAGGGGTTTGCCAACTTAAAGGAACAAGAGCAGTATCAGCCACTTTACCTCGCAGGATTGTCTCGTGCGATTGGTGACTGGCTGTTAGGAATGAATGCTACACGCCTTTATACATTAAAGTATGGCAACAATAGTTATGGCAGAGGTCAGGTTCTGTCAATTGGTCGAGTACAGACACCAACCTTGGCACTCATCGTACAGCGACAAAAAGAGATAGATAACTTTAAGCCAGAGCCTTATTGGGTATTAGCTACAGTTTATCGTGAAACGCAGTTTACGGCAACAAAGGGTAAATTCACCTCTAAAGAAGAAGGCGAAAAAGCCTTCTCAACGATTGAAGGAAAGCCTTTTACAATTACAAGTGTAGCAAAAAAGAAAGGGGCAGAACAGCCAAAACAACTTTATGATCTCACCTCTCTGCAGGTAGATTGTAATCGTAAGTTTGGATTCTCTGCTGAGATGACGCTCAATACGATTCAAACTCTCTACGAACGTAAACTTACAACTTATCCACGTGTTGACACACAGTTCCTCTCTGATGATATTTATCCAAAGTGTCCGCAGATAATGAACGGACTCTTTCAGACTACATTTGCGGGTAAAAAACCTTATGCCGATATCGTGAAGACGTTGGGTGGTAAGCCATTGCCTAAGACAAAACGTGTCTTTGATTCCTCAAAGGTGACCGATCACCATGCCATTATTCCAACTGGTGTACTACCACAAGGACTGACAGATGCTGAACAAAAGGTGTACGACCTCATTGCGCGTCGTTTTATCGCAGCTTTCTATCCCGATTGTAAATTCTCTACGACAACAGTATTGGGCAAGGTGGACGAGATAGAGTTTAAGGTTTCTGGCAAAGAAATATTGGATTTGGGTTGGAGAGTTTGCACTGATACCCCTACAGGTTCCTCCTCTACTCCATCAGATGACAGCCAAGAAGGAACCAATACAACCTCTCCTCTACTTCCTACCTTTAAGAAAGGGGAATCAGGACCGCACACCCCTACCCTTACCGAAAAACAAACAACCCCTCCAAAACATTACACTGAGGCCTCTTTGCTTCGTGCAATGGAAACAGCTGGTAAGTTTGTTGAGGACGAAACCCTGCGTGCTGCTATGAAGGAGAATGGTATCGGACGCCCTTCATCAC
Coding sequences:
- a CDS encoding LUD domain-containing protein, with the translated sequence MSTYHSKKAKEFLKDPKKVERHDRTFWSLRQKRDAAAAELPEWEDLREHASRIKEHTATHLADYLEQFSNSLERNGVIVHFAKDAQEFNEMVYGILESHKVKKLVKSKSMLTEECEMNPYLIKRGINVVESDLGERILQLMHLKPAHIVMPAIFLTREEIGEMFEEKGISKEKGNYDPTYLTRCARENLRGDFMDADAGLTGCNFGVAATGDCVVCTNEGNADMSTSVPKLHIVAMGIEKVIPDYDSLAVFQRLLARCGTGQPSTAFTSQFRKARPGGEMHVILVDNGRSDMIANKEHWMTLKCIRCGACMNTCPVYRRSGGYSYSYFIPGPIGVNLGMLKNPKLHSGNVSACSLCLSCDCVCPAKVTPGSQIYRWRQSLETYGTENKEKKVMAEGMKVVYENYHIYDALLRNSSVANHIPESLMDIKLNPWSIGHTMPKFAKKPFHVIFKHAMEELKHE
- a CDS encoding lactate utilization protein C, which encodes MNKEDLFSKLRRNTKEQFDMPEKPIEGIKYQDVVQQFIEMSHIVGCEVIEAKAEDDINALIQKAYPDAKILASSIKGIKADLNPDTVSKAQDLDGTDVGIIQGEIAVAENGCVWVPQTMKERVVCFISENLVILVQRNNIVNNMHEAYKKINMTDYGYGCFISGPSKTADIEQALVMGAQAARGVTVIIIG
- a CDS encoding DNA topoisomerase 3; its protein translation is MIVCIAEKPSVAKDIARILGANKACNGYMEGNNYQVTWTFGHLCELKEPNDYFTNWKYWSLAALPMIPPRFGIKLIEDEGIKKQFAVIEQLYQSAEMIINCGDAGQEGELIQRWVMLKAGVKCPVKRLWISSMTDEAIREGFANLKEQEQYQPLYLAGLSRAIGDWLLGMNATRLYTLKYGNNSYGRGQVLSIGRVQTPTLALIVQRQKEIDNFKPEPYWVLATVYRETQFTATKGKFTSKEEGEKAFSTIEGKPFTITSVAKKKGAEQPKQLYDLTSLQVDCNRKFGFSAEMTLNTIQTLYERKLTTYPRVDTQFLSDDIYPKCPQIMNGLFQTTFAGKKPYADIVKTLGGKPLPKTKRVFDSSKVTDHHAIIPTGVLPQGLTDAEQKVYDLIARRFIAAFYPDCKFSTTTVLGKVDEIEFKVSGKEILDLGWRVCTDTPTGSSSTPSDDSQEGTNTTSPLLPTFKKGESGPHTPTLTEKQTTPPKHYTEASLLRAMETAGKFVEDETLRAAMKENGIGRPSSRAGIIETLFKRHYIRRKRKNIEATETGIALIDTIHEKLLTSAELTGIWEKKLRDIEAKKYDASQFINELKEQLTNIVNDVLADNSTRKIGEVEGDKEK
- a CDS encoding (Fe-S)-binding protein, which codes for MRVGLFIPCYVDALYPQVGVATYKLLKKLKIDVVYPEHQTCCGQPMANGGFQRMSNHLAGRFEDKFKDFDYIVTPSVSCAAFVRVNYPQILDHECQTPKKTMELVEFLHDVLKVKKLPGSFPHVVSVHNSCHGVRELTLSTPSELQEKPVNKIVELLKLKEGIMVKEPDRKDECCGFGGMFAVEEPYISTAMGNDKVKRHMDTGAEFITGSDSSCLMHMQGVAGKNHYPIKFMHVAEILAAGL